A part of Neodiprion pinetum isolate iyNeoPine1 chromosome 4, iyNeoPine1.2, whole genome shotgun sequence genomic DNA contains:
- the IFT54 gene encoding TRAF3-interacting protein 1 isoform X6, whose translation MVRPSKIIAGHEPTRTNELLQAIGKALDKKISSAEAIEHYKNSNGRSKGPVKSKLVAKDESKKPVSRQSSQSRKPVEKEKPPIDQKKKSTSTSKNAPKEVKTRAENRREKLHEQEKENKAKNKGGDKKEKIVEIPSAESKEEKRPSSVRRQRRSVSVQPKEDPSSPRTLDSPKTKPALSDSTNSPTHKMTESSLRNTNSPIDKQVKSQQGNNQTEQPPDRISEPETRQSAEIRGKTSANDDGSRRSSHSDGRTKRSAEKNSAPLEGESKPKSSAGNKVREASSLLSPNHKSSKSDTVPNKLQKQYTFEHPGSPPPKPAGPPDDSANTTIVPETTVVRPKTSLRPPSARPMSARPAAPRMRSKTEFILNEDITTPMGTVNVIVENFDTKEEDDVDDMVVMETGGSGDSLNIDGLARTESQLSEEHGHLVAQILETQRELINTDNVDVMPKKVEIEWEAGSRRDRETAIKEVDKLRSSIQTLTRATNPLGKLLDYLQEDVEMMQRELHEWRSQYNQLSEQLRQEQISTEEFIEPMKGTLKDIEGNIKVQLDKIRQVKAGIMKNDQKIQRLLNGHL comes from the exons ATGGTACGACCCAGTAAGATCATCGCTGGACATGAACCCACTCGAACCAATGAGTTACTGCAAGCGATTGGAAAAGCCCTTGACAAAAAG ATCAGCAGCGCAGAAGCAATAGAGCACTATAAAAATAGTAATGGTAGATCTAAGGGGCCAGTGAAATCAAAACTGGTTGCTAAAGATGAGTCTAAGAAGCCAGTGTCTAGACAGTCTTCACAATCTAGAAAACCAGTGGAAAAAGAGAAGCCTCCGATTGATCAAAAGAAAAAGTCTACAAGCACCAGCAAAAATGCACCCAAAGAAGTTAAAACCCGTGCTGAGAATAGACGAGAAAAACTACACGAACaggaaaaagagaataaagcaaaaaataaGGGTggggataaaaaagaaaagatcgTTGAAATTCCTTCTGCTGAG tcCAAGGAAGAAAAACGGCCATCTTCGGTGAGGCGACAAAGACGCTCAGTGTCAGTTCAACCCAAGGAAGATCCTTCATCACCAAGAACGTTAGACTCCCCAAAAACCAAACCTGCTTTATCAGATTCAACAAATTCACCTACTCATAAAATGACGGAATCTTCGTTGCGTAATACCAACTCGCCGATAGACAAGCAAGTAAAATCGCAACAAGGTAATAACCAAACGGAACAACCGCCTGATAGAATATCAGAACCAGAAACAAGACAATCTGCTGAAATAAGGGGAAAAACAAGCGCGAATGATGATGGTTCTCGTAGAAGCTCACATTCTGATGGTAGGACAAAGAGAAGTGCAGAAAAAAACTCAGCTCCCTTAGAAGGTGAATCGAAACCGAAATCTTCAGCTGGGAACAAAGTAAGAGAAGCAAGTAGCCTGCTGTCACCAAATCATAAATCATCGAAATCAGATACAGTACCAAACAAATTACAAAAACAGTACACGTTTGAGCATCCAGGTTCTCCACCACCAAAGCCTGCAGGTCCCCCAGACGATTCTGCAAATACAACAAT AGTTCCTGAGACGACAGTAGTGAGACCAAAAACTTCACTGCGTCCTCCCAGTGCCAGGCCAATGAGCGCTAGACCTGCAGCTCCTAGGATGCGATCAAAAACTGAATTCATTTTAAATGAAGATATAAC aacTCCAATGGGCACTGTTAATGTAATCGtagaaaattttgacacaaaAGAGGAAGATGACGTTGATGATATGGTTGTAATGGAGACAGGTGGGAGTGGGGATTCCCTAAACATCGATGGATTAGCTAGGACTGAAAGTCAGCTTTCGGAAGAACATGGACATCTGGTAGCTCAAATCTTGGAGACTCAAAGAGAGTTAATCAATACGGACAATGTCGATGTTATGCCCAAGAAGGTGGAGATT GAATGGGAAGCAGGATCAAGAAGAGATCGTGAAACAGCAATAAAAGAAGTTGATAAATTGCGAAGTTCTATTCAAACTTTGACGCGAGCGACAAACCCACTGGGTAAACTCTTGGATTATTTACAg GAAGATGTAGAGATGATGCAGAGGGAACTCCATGAATGGCGAAGTCAATATAATCAATTGAGTGAACAATTACGCCAGGAGCAAAT CTCAACAGAGGAGTTTATAGAACCCATGAAAGGAACTCTCAAAGACATCGAAGGTAATATCAAAGTTCAGTTGGATAAAATACGCCAAGTAAAAGCTGggataatgaaaaatgatcagaAGATACAGAGATTGCTCAATGGACATTTGTAG
- the IFT54 gene encoding TRAF3-interacting protein 1 isoform X1, translated as MTEDVKPEVIKKTQDILGKYFKKPPLTEKLLKKPPFRFLHDIVSSVIRETGFLDGLFTEDELNSENIKDKDSKLAYLTKLIDVVKLITGNNLMVRPSKIIAGHEPTRTNELLQAIGKALDKKISSAEAIEHYKNSNGRSKGPVKSKLVAKDESKKPVSRQSSQSRKPVEKEKPPIDQKKKSTSTSKNAPKEVKTRAENRREKLHEQEKENKAKNKGGDKKEKIVEIPSAESKEEKRPSSVRRQRRSVSVQPKEDPSSPRTLDSPKTKPALSDSTNSPTHKMTESSLRNTNSPIDKQVKSQQGNNQTEQPPDRISEPETRQSAEIRGKTSANDDGSRRSSHSDGRTKRSAEKNSAPLEGESKPKSSAGNKVREASSLLSPNHKSSKSDTVPNKLQKQYTFEHPGSPPPKPAGPPDDSANTTIVPETTVVRPKTSLRPPSARPMSARPAAPRMRSKTEFILNEDITTPMGTVNVIVENFDTKEEDDVDDMVVMETGGSGDSLNIDGLARTESQLSEEHGHLVAQILETQRELINTDNVDVMPKKVEIEWEAGSRRDRETAIKEVDKLRSSIQTLTRATNPLGKLLDYLQEDVEMMQRELHEWRSQYNQLSEQLRQEQISTEEFIEPMKGTLKDIEGNIKVQLDKIRQVKAGIMKNDQKIQRLLNGHL; from the exons ATGACGGAAGACGTAAAGCCggaagtaattaaaaaaactcaAGATATTCTtgggaaatattttaaaaaaccaCCACTCacggaaaaattgttaaagaAACCACCTTTTAGATTTCTACATGATATAGTCTCATCG GTAATTAGAGAAACTGGATTTCTCGATGGTCTTTTTACAGAGGATGAATTGAATTCCGAAAATATAAAAGACAAAGACTCCAAGCTTGCGTATTTAACAAAACTGATTGACGTTGTGA AGTTGATTACTGGAAATAATCTCATGGTACGACCCAGTAAGATCATCGCTGGACATGAACCCACTCGAACCAATGAGTTACTGCAAGCGATTGGAAAAGCCCTTGACAAAAAG ATCAGCAGCGCAGAAGCAATAGAGCACTATAAAAATAGTAATGGTAGATCTAAGGGGCCAGTGAAATCAAAACTGGTTGCTAAAGATGAGTCTAAGAAGCCAGTGTCTAGACAGTCTTCACAATCTAGAAAACCAGTGGAAAAAGAGAAGCCTCCGATTGATCAAAAGAAAAAGTCTACAAGCACCAGCAAAAATGCACCCAAAGAAGTTAAAACCCGTGCTGAGAATAGACGAGAAAAACTACACGAACaggaaaaagagaataaagcaaaaaataaGGGTggggataaaaaagaaaagatcgTTGAAATTCCTTCTGCTGAG tcCAAGGAAGAAAAACGGCCATCTTCGGTGAGGCGACAAAGACGCTCAGTGTCAGTTCAACCCAAGGAAGATCCTTCATCACCAAGAACGTTAGACTCCCCAAAAACCAAACCTGCTTTATCAGATTCAACAAATTCACCTACTCATAAAATGACGGAATCTTCGTTGCGTAATACCAACTCGCCGATAGACAAGCAAGTAAAATCGCAACAAGGTAATAACCAAACGGAACAACCGCCTGATAGAATATCAGAACCAGAAACAAGACAATCTGCTGAAATAAGGGGAAAAACAAGCGCGAATGATGATGGTTCTCGTAGAAGCTCACATTCTGATGGTAGGACAAAGAGAAGTGCAGAAAAAAACTCAGCTCCCTTAGAAGGTGAATCGAAACCGAAATCTTCAGCTGGGAACAAAGTAAGAGAAGCAAGTAGCCTGCTGTCACCAAATCATAAATCATCGAAATCAGATACAGTACCAAACAAATTACAAAAACAGTACACGTTTGAGCATCCAGGTTCTCCACCACCAAAGCCTGCAGGTCCCCCAGACGATTCTGCAAATACAACAAT AGTTCCTGAGACGACAGTAGTGAGACCAAAAACTTCACTGCGTCCTCCCAGTGCCAGGCCAATGAGCGCTAGACCTGCAGCTCCTAGGATGCGATCAAAAACTGAATTCATTTTAAATGAAGATATAAC aacTCCAATGGGCACTGTTAATGTAATCGtagaaaattttgacacaaaAGAGGAAGATGACGTTGATGATATGGTTGTAATGGAGACAGGTGGGAGTGGGGATTCCCTAAACATCGATGGATTAGCTAGGACTGAAAGTCAGCTTTCGGAAGAACATGGACATCTGGTAGCTCAAATCTTGGAGACTCAAAGAGAGTTAATCAATACGGACAATGTCGATGTTATGCCCAAGAAGGTGGAGATT GAATGGGAAGCAGGATCAAGAAGAGATCGTGAAACAGCAATAAAAGAAGTTGATAAATTGCGAAGTTCTATTCAAACTTTGACGCGAGCGACAAACCCACTGGGTAAACTCTTGGATTATTTACAg GAAGATGTAGAGATGATGCAGAGGGAACTCCATGAATGGCGAAGTCAATATAATCAATTGAGTGAACAATTACGCCAGGAGCAAAT CTCAACAGAGGAGTTTATAGAACCCATGAAAGGAACTCTCAAAGACATCGAAGGTAATATCAAAGTTCAGTTGGATAAAATACGCCAAGTAAAAGCTGggataatgaaaaatgatcagaAGATACAGAGATTGCTCAATGGACATTTGTAG
- the IFT54 gene encoding TRAF3-interacting protein 1 isoform X4 has translation MTEDVKPEVIKKTQDILGKYFKKPPLTEKLLKKPPFRFLHDIVSSVIRETGFLDGLFTEDELNSENIKDKDSKLAYLTKLIDVVKLITGNNLMVRPSKIIAGHEPTRTNELLQAIGKALDKKISSAEAIEHYKNSNGRSKGPVKSKLVAKDESKKPVSRQSSQSRKPVEKEKPPIDQKKKSTSTSKNAPKEVKTRAENRREKLHEQEKENKAKNKGGDKKEKIVEIPSAESKEEKRPSSVRRQRRSVSVQPKEDPSSPRTLDSPKTKPALSDSTNSPTHKMTESSLRNTNSPIDKQVKSQQGNNQTEQPPDRISEPETRQSAEIRGKTSANDDGSRRSSHSDGRTKRSAEKNSAPLEGESKPKSSAGNKVLHHQSLQVPQTILQIQQCQSNKVPETTVVRPKTSLRPPSARPMSARPAAPRMRSKTEFILNEDITTPMGTVNVIVENFDTKEEDDVDDMVVMETGGSGDSLNIDGLARTESQLSEEHGHLVAQILETQRELINTDNVDVMPKKVEIEWEAGSRRDRETAIKEVDKLRSSIQTLTRATNPLGKLLDYLQEDVEMMQRELHEWRSQYNQLSEQLRQEQISTEEFIEPMKGTLKDIEGNIKVQLDKIRQVKAGIMKNDQKIQRLLNGHL, from the exons ATGACGGAAGACGTAAAGCCggaagtaattaaaaaaactcaAGATATTCTtgggaaatattttaaaaaaccaCCACTCacggaaaaattgttaaagaAACCACCTTTTAGATTTCTACATGATATAGTCTCATCG GTAATTAGAGAAACTGGATTTCTCGATGGTCTTTTTACAGAGGATGAATTGAATTCCGAAAATATAAAAGACAAAGACTCCAAGCTTGCGTATTTAACAAAACTGATTGACGTTGTGA AGTTGATTACTGGAAATAATCTCATGGTACGACCCAGTAAGATCATCGCTGGACATGAACCCACTCGAACCAATGAGTTACTGCAAGCGATTGGAAAAGCCCTTGACAAAAAG ATCAGCAGCGCAGAAGCAATAGAGCACTATAAAAATAGTAATGGTAGATCTAAGGGGCCAGTGAAATCAAAACTGGTTGCTAAAGATGAGTCTAAGAAGCCAGTGTCTAGACAGTCTTCACAATCTAGAAAACCAGTGGAAAAAGAGAAGCCTCCGATTGATCAAAAGAAAAAGTCTACAAGCACCAGCAAAAATGCACCCAAAGAAGTTAAAACCCGTGCTGAGAATAGACGAGAAAAACTACACGAACaggaaaaagagaataaagcaaaaaataaGGGTggggataaaaaagaaaagatcgTTGAAATTCCTTCTGCTGAG tcCAAGGAAGAAAAACGGCCATCTTCGGTGAGGCGACAAAGACGCTCAGTGTCAGTTCAACCCAAGGAAGATCCTTCATCACCAAGAACGTTAGACTCCCCAAAAACCAAACCTGCTTTATCAGATTCAACAAATTCACCTACTCATAAAATGACGGAATCTTCGTTGCGTAATACCAACTCGCCGATAGACAAGCAAGTAAAATCGCAACAAGGTAATAACCAAACGGAACAACCGCCTGATAGAATATCAGAACCAGAAACAAGACAATCTGCTGAAATAAGGGGAAAAACAAGCGCGAATGATGATGGTTCTCGTAGAAGCTCACATTCTGATGGTAGGACAAAGAGAAGTGCAGAAAAAAACTCAGCTCCCTTAGAAGGTGAATCGAAACCGAAATCTTCAGCTGGGAACAAA GTTCTCCACCACCAAAGCCTGCAGGTCCCCCAGACGATTCTGCAAATACAACAATGTCAGTCTAATAA AGTTCCTGAGACGACAGTAGTGAGACCAAAAACTTCACTGCGTCCTCCCAGTGCCAGGCCAATGAGCGCTAGACCTGCAGCTCCTAGGATGCGATCAAAAACTGAATTCATTTTAAATGAAGATATAAC aacTCCAATGGGCACTGTTAATGTAATCGtagaaaattttgacacaaaAGAGGAAGATGACGTTGATGATATGGTTGTAATGGAGACAGGTGGGAGTGGGGATTCCCTAAACATCGATGGATTAGCTAGGACTGAAAGTCAGCTTTCGGAAGAACATGGACATCTGGTAGCTCAAATCTTGGAGACTCAAAGAGAGTTAATCAATACGGACAATGTCGATGTTATGCCCAAGAAGGTGGAGATT GAATGGGAAGCAGGATCAAGAAGAGATCGTGAAACAGCAATAAAAGAAGTTGATAAATTGCGAAGTTCTATTCAAACTTTGACGCGAGCGACAAACCCACTGGGTAAACTCTTGGATTATTTACAg GAAGATGTAGAGATGATGCAGAGGGAACTCCATGAATGGCGAAGTCAATATAATCAATTGAGTGAACAATTACGCCAGGAGCAAAT CTCAACAGAGGAGTTTATAGAACCCATGAAAGGAACTCTCAAAGACATCGAAGGTAATATCAAAGTTCAGTTGGATAAAATACGCCAAGTAAAAGCTGggataatgaaaaatgatcagaAGATACAGAGATTGCTCAATGGACATTTGTAG
- the IFT54 gene encoding TRAF3-interacting protein 1 isoform X5: MVIRETGFLDGLFTEDELNSENIKDKDSKLAYLTKLIDVVKLITGNNLMVRPSKIIAGHEPTRTNELLQAIGKALDKKISSAEAIEHYKNSNGRSKGPVKSKLVAKDESKKPVSRQSSQSRKPVEKEKPPIDQKKKSTSTSKNAPKEVKTRAENRREKLHEQEKENKAKNKGGDKKEKIVEIPSAESKEEKRPSSVRRQRRSVSVQPKEDPSSPRTLDSPKTKPALSDSTNSPTHKMTESSLRNTNSPIDKQVKSQQGNNQTEQPPDRISEPETRQSAEIRGKTSANDDGSRRSSHSDGRTKRSAEKNSAPLEGESKPKSSAGNKVREASSLLSPNHKSSKSDTVPNKLQKQYTFEHPGSPPPKPAGPPDDSANTTIVPETTVVRPKTSLRPPSARPMSARPAAPRMRSKTEFILNEDITTPMGTVNVIVENFDTKEEDDVDDMVVMETGGSGDSLNIDGLARTESQLSEEHGHLVAQILETQRELINTDNVDVMPKKVEIEWEAGSRRDRETAIKEVDKLRSSIQTLTRATNPLGKLLDYLQEDVEMMQRELHEWRSQYNQLSEQLRQEQISTEEFIEPMKGTLKDIEGNIKVQLDKIRQVKAGIMKNDQKIQRLLNGHL; encoded by the exons ATG GTAATTAGAGAAACTGGATTTCTCGATGGTCTTTTTACAGAGGATGAATTGAATTCCGAAAATATAAAAGACAAAGACTCCAAGCTTGCGTATTTAACAAAACTGATTGACGTTGTGA AGTTGATTACTGGAAATAATCTCATGGTACGACCCAGTAAGATCATCGCTGGACATGAACCCACTCGAACCAATGAGTTACTGCAAGCGATTGGAAAAGCCCTTGACAAAAAG ATCAGCAGCGCAGAAGCAATAGAGCACTATAAAAATAGTAATGGTAGATCTAAGGGGCCAGTGAAATCAAAACTGGTTGCTAAAGATGAGTCTAAGAAGCCAGTGTCTAGACAGTCTTCACAATCTAGAAAACCAGTGGAAAAAGAGAAGCCTCCGATTGATCAAAAGAAAAAGTCTACAAGCACCAGCAAAAATGCACCCAAAGAAGTTAAAACCCGTGCTGAGAATAGACGAGAAAAACTACACGAACaggaaaaagagaataaagcaaaaaataaGGGTggggataaaaaagaaaagatcgTTGAAATTCCTTCTGCTGAG tcCAAGGAAGAAAAACGGCCATCTTCGGTGAGGCGACAAAGACGCTCAGTGTCAGTTCAACCCAAGGAAGATCCTTCATCACCAAGAACGTTAGACTCCCCAAAAACCAAACCTGCTTTATCAGATTCAACAAATTCACCTACTCATAAAATGACGGAATCTTCGTTGCGTAATACCAACTCGCCGATAGACAAGCAAGTAAAATCGCAACAAGGTAATAACCAAACGGAACAACCGCCTGATAGAATATCAGAACCAGAAACAAGACAATCTGCTGAAATAAGGGGAAAAACAAGCGCGAATGATGATGGTTCTCGTAGAAGCTCACATTCTGATGGTAGGACAAAGAGAAGTGCAGAAAAAAACTCAGCTCCCTTAGAAGGTGAATCGAAACCGAAATCTTCAGCTGGGAACAAAGTAAGAGAAGCAAGTAGCCTGCTGTCACCAAATCATAAATCATCGAAATCAGATACAGTACCAAACAAATTACAAAAACAGTACACGTTTGAGCATCCAGGTTCTCCACCACCAAAGCCTGCAGGTCCCCCAGACGATTCTGCAAATACAACAAT AGTTCCTGAGACGACAGTAGTGAGACCAAAAACTTCACTGCGTCCTCCCAGTGCCAGGCCAATGAGCGCTAGACCTGCAGCTCCTAGGATGCGATCAAAAACTGAATTCATTTTAAATGAAGATATAAC aacTCCAATGGGCACTGTTAATGTAATCGtagaaaattttgacacaaaAGAGGAAGATGACGTTGATGATATGGTTGTAATGGAGACAGGTGGGAGTGGGGATTCCCTAAACATCGATGGATTAGCTAGGACTGAAAGTCAGCTTTCGGAAGAACATGGACATCTGGTAGCTCAAATCTTGGAGACTCAAAGAGAGTTAATCAATACGGACAATGTCGATGTTATGCCCAAGAAGGTGGAGATT GAATGGGAAGCAGGATCAAGAAGAGATCGTGAAACAGCAATAAAAGAAGTTGATAAATTGCGAAGTTCTATTCAAACTTTGACGCGAGCGACAAACCCACTGGGTAAACTCTTGGATTATTTACAg GAAGATGTAGAGATGATGCAGAGGGAACTCCATGAATGGCGAAGTCAATATAATCAATTGAGTGAACAATTACGCCAGGAGCAAAT CTCAACAGAGGAGTTTATAGAACCCATGAAAGGAACTCTCAAAGACATCGAAGGTAATATCAAAGTTCAGTTGGATAAAATACGCCAAGTAAAAGCTGggataatgaaaaatgatcagaAGATACAGAGATTGCTCAATGGACATTTGTAG
- the IFT54 gene encoding TRAF3-interacting protein 1 isoform X2: MTEDVKPEVIKKTQDILGKYFKKPPLTEKLLKKPPFRFLHDIVSSVIRETGFLDGLFTEDELNSENIKDKDSKLAYLTKLIDVVKLITGNNLMVRPSKIIAGHEPTRTNELLQAIGKALDKKISSAEAIEHYKNSNGRSKGPVKSKLVAKDESKKPVSRQSSQSRKPVEKEKPPIDQKKKSTSTSKNAPKEVKTRAENRREKLHEQEKENKAKNKGGDKKEKIVEIPSAESKEEKRPSSVRRQRRSVSVQPKEDPSSPRTLDSPKTKPALSDSTNSPTHKMTESSLRNTNSPIDKQVKSQQGNNQTEQPPDRISEPETRQSAEIRGKTSANDDGSRRSSHSDGRTKRSAEKNSAPLEGESKPKSSAGNKVREASSLLSPNHKSSKSDTVPNKLQKQYTFEHPGSPPPKPAGPPDDSANTTIVPETTVVRPKTSLRPPSARPMSARPAAPRMRSKTEFILNEDITTPMGTVNVIVENFDTKEEDDVDDMVVMETGGSGDSLNIDGLARTESQLSEEHGHLVAQILETQRELINTDNVDVMPKKEWEAGSRRDRETAIKEVDKLRSSIQTLTRATNPLGKLLDYLQEDVEMMQRELHEWRSQYNQLSEQLRQEQISTEEFIEPMKGTLKDIEGNIKVQLDKIRQVKAGIMKNDQKIQRLLNGHL; the protein is encoded by the exons ATGACGGAAGACGTAAAGCCggaagtaattaaaaaaactcaAGATATTCTtgggaaatattttaaaaaaccaCCACTCacggaaaaattgttaaagaAACCACCTTTTAGATTTCTACATGATATAGTCTCATCG GTAATTAGAGAAACTGGATTTCTCGATGGTCTTTTTACAGAGGATGAATTGAATTCCGAAAATATAAAAGACAAAGACTCCAAGCTTGCGTATTTAACAAAACTGATTGACGTTGTGA AGTTGATTACTGGAAATAATCTCATGGTACGACCCAGTAAGATCATCGCTGGACATGAACCCACTCGAACCAATGAGTTACTGCAAGCGATTGGAAAAGCCCTTGACAAAAAG ATCAGCAGCGCAGAAGCAATAGAGCACTATAAAAATAGTAATGGTAGATCTAAGGGGCCAGTGAAATCAAAACTGGTTGCTAAAGATGAGTCTAAGAAGCCAGTGTCTAGACAGTCTTCACAATCTAGAAAACCAGTGGAAAAAGAGAAGCCTCCGATTGATCAAAAGAAAAAGTCTACAAGCACCAGCAAAAATGCACCCAAAGAAGTTAAAACCCGTGCTGAGAATAGACGAGAAAAACTACACGAACaggaaaaagagaataaagcaaaaaataaGGGTggggataaaaaagaaaagatcgTTGAAATTCCTTCTGCTGAG tcCAAGGAAGAAAAACGGCCATCTTCGGTGAGGCGACAAAGACGCTCAGTGTCAGTTCAACCCAAGGAAGATCCTTCATCACCAAGAACGTTAGACTCCCCAAAAACCAAACCTGCTTTATCAGATTCAACAAATTCACCTACTCATAAAATGACGGAATCTTCGTTGCGTAATACCAACTCGCCGATAGACAAGCAAGTAAAATCGCAACAAGGTAATAACCAAACGGAACAACCGCCTGATAGAATATCAGAACCAGAAACAAGACAATCTGCTGAAATAAGGGGAAAAACAAGCGCGAATGATGATGGTTCTCGTAGAAGCTCACATTCTGATGGTAGGACAAAGAGAAGTGCAGAAAAAAACTCAGCTCCCTTAGAAGGTGAATCGAAACCGAAATCTTCAGCTGGGAACAAAGTAAGAGAAGCAAGTAGCCTGCTGTCACCAAATCATAAATCATCGAAATCAGATACAGTACCAAACAAATTACAAAAACAGTACACGTTTGAGCATCCAGGTTCTCCACCACCAAAGCCTGCAGGTCCCCCAGACGATTCTGCAAATACAACAAT AGTTCCTGAGACGACAGTAGTGAGACCAAAAACTTCACTGCGTCCTCCCAGTGCCAGGCCAATGAGCGCTAGACCTGCAGCTCCTAGGATGCGATCAAAAACTGAATTCATTTTAAATGAAGATATAAC aacTCCAATGGGCACTGTTAATGTAATCGtagaaaattttgacacaaaAGAGGAAGATGACGTTGATGATATGGTTGTAATGGAGACAGGTGGGAGTGGGGATTCCCTAAACATCGATGGATTAGCTAGGACTGAAAGTCAGCTTTCGGAAGAACATGGACATCTGGTAGCTCAAATCTTGGAGACTCAAAGAGAGTTAATCAATACGGACAATGTCGATGTTATGCCCAAGAAG GAATGGGAAGCAGGATCAAGAAGAGATCGTGAAACAGCAATAAAAGAAGTTGATAAATTGCGAAGTTCTATTCAAACTTTGACGCGAGCGACAAACCCACTGGGTAAACTCTTGGATTATTTACAg GAAGATGTAGAGATGATGCAGAGGGAACTCCATGAATGGCGAAGTCAATATAATCAATTGAGTGAACAATTACGCCAGGAGCAAAT CTCAACAGAGGAGTTTATAGAACCCATGAAAGGAACTCTCAAAGACATCGAAGGTAATATCAAAGTTCAGTTGGATAAAATACGCCAAGTAAAAGCTGggataatgaaaaatgatcagaAGATACAGAGATTGCTCAATGGACATTTGTAG